The proteins below are encoded in one region of Ferroplasma acidiphilum:
- a CDS encoding aldose 1-epimerase produces MIKLEYNGFHANFNPVGAYLEDLQKDGTSIIRKSSDKNSTHGGAAVLFPFGNRIQNAEYYFNNKQYSLPENDGKNSIHGLVRELAFDSNSGDKFIEFSSHFKSMFYPGEAYIKIKYEITGNLFVTSFYVKSLTSIIPVEIGFHPYFNVHGSYSISYNSRMKKFNYKDVYFPDGSTVDVDYNGKELNKIPLDNCFYLDSTVILKDEKHSIRMVRKNMPYLVLYNGQYAGNDSIAVEPMTGIPDVYHNHVGLVTLEKNAEFVCSYSIEVI; encoded by the coding sequence ATGATAAAATTAGAATATAATGGTTTTCACGCTAATTTCAACCCCGTTGGGGCATATCTTGAGGATTTGCAGAAGGATGGTACCTCTATAATTAGAAAGAGTAGTGATAAAAATAGCACACATGGTGGGGCCGCTGTTTTATTTCCATTCGGAAACAGGATTCAAAATGCAGAATACTACTTTAACAATAAACAGTATTCGCTACCGGAGAATGATGGGAAAAATAGCATACATGGACTTGTCAGGGAACTTGCATTTGACTCAAATTCTGGCGATAAATTTATCGAATTTTCAAGCCATTTTAAATCTATGTTTTACCCCGGGGAAGCTTATATTAAGATAAAATATGAAATAACTGGAAACCTGTTTGTTACTTCTTTTTATGTTAAATCCCTGACATCTATAATTCCGGTTGAAATAGGATTTCATCCATACTTCAATGTACATGGCAGTTATTCAATATCATATAACAGCAGAATGAAAAAATTCAATTATAAAGATGTATATTTTCCAGACGGAAGCACTGTTGATGTCGATTACAACGGCAAGGAATTAAATAAGATTCCTCTGGACAACTGCTTTTATCTTGATTCTACAGTCATTTTAAAAGATGAAAAACATTCTATCAGGATGGTCAGGAAGAATATGCCATACCTTGTACTGTACAATGGCCAGTATGCAGGCAATGATTCTATAGCTGTTGAACCTATGACGGGAATACCGGATGTGTATCATAACCATGTAGGCCTTGTAACACTTGAAAAGAATGCTGAATTTGTATGTTCCTATTCCATAGAGGTTATATAA
- a CDS encoding transposase: protein MPSQQIPLIMEIIDNIVSPDDRKRKYTDRQILKVLIVLQIFNISYRSARIFLTSHEKYLRMIGIKEIPSFQTLSRRARMIDLHAVNNDIASLYSIESIAAIDSFMIHTCKHSTAIRRKIWGNYKDPVSGWSKTTKGWSYGRKCHMAIDVDSLIIMDWMVTKGNMHDSHVSHDIVDSVRDFSYVLADSAYDASDIYDYVFENTHALPVIDTNKRRGIVDNRLPLNRKIGIKLRKEYASMYPLRWEIERTFSILEEILKAEYIWYTVKRDYDTAIGLKTIAYNLMVISNMELGEKPREIMKIVNC, encoded by the coding sequence ATGCCCTCACAGCAAATCCCATTGATTATGGAAATCATAGATAATATTGTTTCGCCTGATGACAGGAAAAGAAAGTACACAGATAGACAGATATTGAAGGTACTGATAGTTTTACAGATTTTCAATATATCTTATAGATCAGCCAGAATATTCCTCACAAGTCATGAGAAATACCTAAGAATGATTGGAATCAAGGAAATACCAAGCTTCCAGACACTCTCAAGGAGAGCCAGAATGATAGACCTTCATGCAGTAAACAACGACATTGCCTCTCTATATTCAATAGAATCAATAGCTGCAATAGATTCATTTATGATCCATACATGCAAGCATTCAACAGCAATCAGGAGAAAAATATGGGGCAATTACAAAGACCCGGTATCAGGATGGTCAAAGACAACTAAGGGATGGTCATATGGGAGAAAATGCCATATGGCAATTGATGTTGATTCTCTCATTATAATGGACTGGATGGTAACAAAGGGAAATATGCATGATTCACATGTGTCCCATGATATTGTGGATTCTGTTAGAGATTTCTCATATGTTCTTGCAGATTCAGCTTATGATGCATCGGATATTTATGACTATGTGTTTGAAAATACACATGCTTTACCTGTTATTGATACAAATAAGAGAAGAGGAATAGTAGATAATAGGTTGCCATTAAACAGGAAAATAGGAATTAAACTGAGAAAAGAATATGCTTCAATGTATCCTCTTAGATGGGAAATAGAGCGTACTTTCAGCATACTTGAGGAGATTTTGAAAGCAGAGTATATATGGTACACTGTGAAAAGGGACTATGATACTGCAATAGGCCTGAAAACAATTGCATACAATCTAATGGTAATATCAAACATGGAACTGGGAGAAAAACCGAGGGAGATAATGAAAATCGTCAATTGTTAA
- a CDS encoding xanthine dehydrogenase family protein molybdopterin-binding subunit, producing MDYRDRYVDGKGKYIDDMTFDDMLYMNVFRSPYGKAKIKSVKGGFNASELKLFYKSSMGEMASLGGKSNSAYLEPVFAIDNVNYEGQPIAAVFGKTRYESEDLLNTVSVDYEPMQAVSGIDESLKAPPMHEGTENNILAEAELGEDFDENDIDFDLTLEDTFFNERIIANSMETRGCIADYKDSKLTFYVSTQSVQSVKAGLVQALGMKPEDVRVIQADTGGAFGSKGSFYPEYVMAAYASKKYGKPVKWIETRKEHLEAAYPGRGAKARIKIYARNDGRITGIKGDVYVDAGAYDAGTGGFASRFIAYQITGPYHIEKAYMRAYSVLTNKAPMGPYRGAGRPEAAFFMERMMDLLADRLQMDISEVRLVNASTEPFTSPTGLTVKEATRPFLEKALAEVNYSKISREEKTGIAFFVLIPASRPGESARIDVSNGKITAQLGGNVHGQGHELFVKSILENELQVEQNLISLENGDTAEMESGVGSWGSRTAIAGASALMKVAGQIKEQVIKKYGKYSPEKLLSGNYSAYDFLKIDYDVNSVNFNMITAERNRNGLVTMKDWYSYYDLGHVLSPVNVIAQITGGVLEGVGQMFSESLRYSPEGQLMTTSISDAGLLTSDYAPNCHIKWVENGSPSPSQAKGLGEAPTIGTPAALARAVELITRNRVVNTPIKLEDIENFQ from the coding sequence ATGGATTATAGAGACAGATACGTTGATGGTAAGGGAAAATATATAGATGATATGACTTTTGATGATATGCTTTATATGAATGTGTTCAGGAGCCCCTATGGGAAAGCTAAAATTAAGAGTGTAAAAGGAGGGTTCAATGCCTCTGAATTAAAGCTCTTTTATAAGTCCTCTATGGGAGAAATGGCTTCCCTAGGGGGAAAATCAAATTCGGCTTATCTTGAACCTGTTTTCGCCATAGACAATGTAAATTACGAGGGGCAGCCCATAGCTGCGGTATTTGGTAAAACCCGATATGAAAGCGAAGACCTGCTAAACACAGTATCAGTTGATTATGAACCAATGCAGGCAGTATCCGGAATAGATGAATCCCTTAAGGCCCCACCCATGCATGAAGGCACAGAAAACAATATACTGGCGGAAGCTGAACTTGGTGAAGATTTTGATGAAAATGACATTGACTTTGATCTTACTCTGGAAGACACTTTCTTCAACGAAAGGATAATAGCTAATTCCATGGAAACAAGGGGATGCATAGCAGACTATAAGGATTCTAAACTCACATTCTATGTGTCTACCCAATCTGTCCAATCAGTTAAGGCTGGACTGGTGCAGGCTTTGGGTATGAAACCTGAAGATGTCAGGGTAATACAGGCAGATACGGGGGGAGCTTTCGGTTCAAAGGGTTCATTTTATCCTGAATATGTAATGGCAGCATATGCTTCAAAGAAATACGGAAAACCAGTAAAATGGATAGAAACTAGAAAGGAACACCTGGAGGCTGCATATCCCGGGCGTGGAGCGAAAGCCAGAATAAAAATTTATGCCAGGAATGATGGAAGAATAACCGGCATAAAGGGAGATGTGTATGTGGATGCAGGAGCCTATGACGCGGGTACAGGAGGTTTCGCATCAAGATTCATAGCATACCAGATAACCGGGCCATACCACATAGAAAAGGCGTATATGCGTGCTTACTCTGTTCTCACAAATAAGGCGCCTATGGGCCCATACAGGGGAGCTGGGAGACCGGAGGCTGCATTTTTCATGGAAAGAATGATGGATCTTTTAGCCGACAGGTTGCAGATGGACATTTCAGAAGTAAGGCTTGTCAACGCCTCCACTGAACCTTTCACATCCCCCACCGGATTGACAGTAAAGGAGGCCACAAGGCCATTCCTGGAAAAAGCACTTGCAGAAGTAAATTACAGTAAAATTTCAAGGGAGGAGAAAACAGGTATTGCATTTTTTGTATTGATTCCTGCATCCCGTCCTGGCGAGAGTGCGAGAATAGACGTTTCCAATGGGAAAATTACTGCCCAGCTTGGAGGAAATGTACATGGCCAGGGGCATGAACTGTTTGTTAAGAGCATTCTGGAAAATGAGCTTCAGGTTGAACAGAATTTAATTTCCCTGGAAAACGGTGATACAGCTGAAATGGAGAGCGGGGTTGGCAGCTGGGGAAGCAGAACTGCAATTGCAGGGGCATCGGCCCTGATGAAAGTGGCTGGCCAGATAAAGGAACAGGTAATTAAAAAATATGGGAAATATAGCCCGGAGAAATTATTATCCGGCAATTACAGTGCTTATGACTTCCTGAAAATAGATTACGACGTTAATTCCGTAAACTTCAACATGATTACCGCTGAGAGAAATAGAAACGGACTTGTGACCATGAAAGACTGGTACAGCTATTACGACCTTGGCCATGTATTGAGCCCGGTAAATGTTATAGCCCAGATAACCGGCGGAGTGCTTGAAGGTGTTGGCCAGATGTTTTCTGAATCTTTAAGGTATTCACCTGAAGGGCAATTAATGACAACAAGCATCTCTGATGCAGGGCTTCTAACGTCGGATTACGCCCCAAATTGCCATATAAAATGGGTTGAAAACGGATCACCTTCACCAAGCCAGGCAAAAGGATTGGGGGAGGCACCCACAATTGGAACGCCGGCGGCACTGGCACGTGCGGTGGAACTGATCACCAGAAACAGGGTGGTCAATACACCTATTAAACTGGAAGATATAGAAAATTTCCAGTAA
- a CDS encoding TA0956 family protein, with translation MANCVAYNIRHSLKSSTMCVPLAELNGSLDDLCANIRKLQGFIDKYGKSAGVNKDDANVGIIIVNPGKKIVDMSFSQNLGIDKMKVNSSAEELRKNKFTVTVHFPSTPF, from the coding sequence ATGGCTAATTGTGTTGCTTATAATATCAGACATAGCTTAAAATCATCGACTATGTGTGTTCCACTTGCAGAGCTGAATGGAAGCCTTGATGACCTGTGTGCCAATATAAGAAAACTACAGGGATTTATTGATAAATACGGGAAAAGTGCCGGGGTAAATAAGGATGATGCAAATGTTGGAATAATAATTGTCAATCCTGGAAAAAAAATAGTGGACATGTCATTTTCCCAGAATCTTGGAATAGATAAAATGAAGGTTAATTCATCGGCAGAAGAATTGAGAAAAAATAAATTCACTGTAACAGTCCATTTTCCTTCCACACCTTTTTAA
- a CDS encoding glycosyltransferase family 4 protein: protein MKLTFVTFTDLKVGRGTETVIFNLLKYKPEGIDATIVYTDDPGNNPLILSDKNVKDLIKNSKQIKIQKKSYKSKKFGKINRIYRDLIDKPAIRTLKSISKPVLEEIRDTDIAYLLYNEYAVFFNGMNIPVIGSNHTSGLELSVYEEQNTFFYRIYLKFLHQIYFKNINGYHVFPNKSQLLPMLNLKYNMVLAPGIDCSLYYPDYAVKNTKLKFLFVASLSSGKGLDILLPLIEKIDNSRAEFHIAGGGPMADEIKNNIKVIYHGILSNSELSKLYRECDVFIYPSHSDAFPAVTLQALSSGLYVMCSDYLKGNFDDFENKYLEYLPLDIEKWYSRVNEIIKNNNIIKHDKSEEYSYVKDNYDWPVISKKFYGYMMKFYNESKGINK, encoded by the coding sequence ATGAAATTAACTTTCGTTACATTTACCGATTTAAAGGTCGGTAGGGGAACTGAAACTGTTATATTTAACCTGTTAAAATACAAACCTGAAGGTATAGATGCGACTATTGTATATACAGATGACCCTGGAAATAACCCTCTCATTCTTTCCGATAAAAATGTTAAGGATTTGATAAAAAATTCAAAACAGATAAAAATACAGAAAAAATCCTATAAATCAAAAAAGTTTGGGAAGATTAATAGGATATATAGGGATTTGATAGATAAACCGGCAATTAGAACTTTAAAGTCTATTTCAAAACCTGTGCTGGAGGAGATTAGAGATACAGACATCGCATATTTATTATACAATGAATATGCTGTATTTTTTAATGGTATGAACATTCCAGTAATAGGGTCAAACCATACATCAGGGCTTGAACTATCTGTTTATGAAGAACAAAATACTTTTTTTTATAGAATATATCTTAAATTTTTACATCAGATATACTTTAAAAATATTAATGGATATCACGTTTTTCCAAACAAAAGCCAGTTATTGCCAATGCTAAATTTAAAATATAACATGGTGTTAGCACCAGGTATTGATTGTTCATTGTATTATCCGGATTATGCAGTAAAAAACACAAAATTAAAATTTCTATTTGTTGCATCGCTCTCAAGTGGGAAAGGTTTGGACATATTGTTGCCTTTAATTGAAAAAATAGATAATTCTAGGGCGGAGTTCCACATAGCTGGTGGTGGACCAATGGCAGATGAAATTAAAAATAATATAAAAGTAATATACCACGGAATATTGAGTAATTCTGAACTGTCAAAATTATACCGTGAATGTGATGTATTTATTTATCCCAGTCACAGTGATGCGTTTCCTGCCGTTACTTTGCAGGCATTATCTTCTGGATTATATGTAATGTGCTCAGATTATTTAAAAGGGAATTTTGATGATTTTGAAAATAAGTACCTGGAATATTTGCCATTGGATATAGAAAAATGGTATAGCAGGGTTAATGAAATAATAAAGAACAATAATATAATAAAACATGATAAAAGTGAAGAATACAGCTATGTAAAAGATAATTACGACTGGCCTGTAATATCAAAAAAGTTTTATGGTTATATGATGAAATTTTATAATGAAAGCAAAGGTATAAACAAATGA
- a CDS encoding IS5 family transposase → MTPQINNKINRSIKRYWIGSNRRWEKYNESLVDRIEYLTDLSFIKDYDTLLEENNSGKIGHPYKVPDALIMYLARLRSIFNIPFRTLEGMLRSLAIIANIKSISYSEIFRRIRRIKPELNNINSKLDCIIDSTGYKITIRGDYLRHKWHRKRKGWIKLHVIISLKDVTVLSFTITDEHTHDSKAARKLLSKMKNNILRIFGDRGYDSKYIYNMFGYNAVIPPRKNASTKSRGSYARAKIVRFIKKNSMEQWKENNSYSKRWIVEIYFSGLKRVMTEIIKAKKIEYIIQELALKVVNYNIMRGMTHAY, encoded by the coding sequence TTGACTCCACAAATCAATAATAAAATAAATAGAAGTATAAAAAGATACTGGATTGGTTCAAACAGGAGATGGGAAAAGTATAATGAATCACTTGTAGATAGAATAGAATACCTTACAGATTTATCATTCATTAAAGATTATGATACTTTACTGGAGGAAAATAATAGTGGAAAAATAGGCCATCCATACAAAGTTCCTGATGCATTAATAATGTATTTAGCCAGATTGCGATCTATATTCAATATACCATTTAGAACTCTTGAAGGCATGTTAAGATCCTTAGCAATTATAGCTAATATAAAATCAATATCATACAGTGAAATATTCAGGAGGATAAGGAGAATCAAGCCTGAATTGAATAATATTAACAGTAAGCTGGATTGCATTATAGATTCTACTGGATATAAGATAACAATAAGGGGAGATTATTTAAGGCATAAATGGCATAGGAAAAGGAAGGGATGGATAAAACTGCATGTAATAATATCATTAAAAGATGTTACTGTATTATCATTCACAATTACAGATGAGCATACACATGATTCTAAGGCTGCCAGAAAACTATTGAGTAAGATGAAAAATAATATTCTAAGAATATTTGGAGATAGGGGATATGATTCAAAATATATCTACAATATGTTTGGATATAATGCAGTAATACCACCCAGGAAAAATGCTTCTACCAAATCCAGAGGTTCATATGCAAGGGCTAAGATTGTGAGATTTATAAAAAAGAACTCCATGGAACAGTGGAAAGAGAATAATAGCTATAGCAAAAGGTGGATTGTAGAAATATATTTTTCAGGATTAAAAAGAGTAATGACAGAGATAATTAAAGCTAAGAAAATAGAGTATATTATACAGGAATTAGCTCTTAAGGTAGTCAATTACAATATTATGAGGGGGATGACACATGCCTATTAA
- the msrA gene encoding peptide-methionine (S)-S-oxide reductase MsrA, producing MSEKVLVIGTGCFWCSEAIFKLIKGVNNVVPGYAGGHTENPTYREVCTDKTGHAEVVKVSYDPDIISLEKLLELFMATHDPTSLNKQGNDIGTQYRSIILYNDDAEGKVIKDFLKEHQKNYSKPIVTEVKKLDRFYEAEDYHHNYFANNQSNPYCAMVIKPEVNDFIMKHGNILKLQK from the coding sequence ATGTCTGAAAAAGTATTGGTTATAGGAACAGGGTGTTTCTGGTGCAGCGAAGCAATTTTCAAATTGATTAAAGGTGTAAATAATGTAGTCCCGGGATACGCAGGCGGGCATACTGAGAATCCAACATACAGGGAGGTATGTACTGATAAAACCGGGCATGCCGAAGTTGTTAAAGTTTCCTATGACCCTGATATCATTAGCCTTGAAAAACTTCTTGAACTTTTTATGGCTACACACGACCCGACATCCCTCAATAAGCAGGGGAATGATATTGGAACACAGTACAGGTCAATTATCCTGTATAATGATGATGCGGAAGGAAAAGTAATAAAGGATTTTCTTAAGGAGCATCAGAAAAATTACAGCAAACCTATAGTTACAGAGGTTAAAAAACTGGATAGGTTCTACGAAGCAGAGGATTACCACCACAATTATTTTGCAAATAATCAGTCAAATCCATACTGTGCAATGGTGATAAAACCTGAAGTAAATGATTTCATAATGAAACACGGAAATATATTGAAACTTCAAAAATAA
- a CDS encoding CaiB/BaiF CoA transferase family protein, which produces MENALKGIKILDLTQAMSGPFATMLLGDLGADIIKIEPPDGDQTRSWAPPYMEGISSYFMSTNRNKRSLAINLKTEEGKQIFRKLIAESDVLVENFRPGVIEKLGFSYDIARSINKNIVYCSISGYGQTGPMRDYPGYDLAILAMSGLLGITGNPGESPVKFAVPIADITTALFATVSILSALYNRERTGEGQYIDLSMLDSNFLVLTHQLMSYLSTGKNPEKLGSAHSSIAPYQAYKTLDSYIVITVGTEKLWKTFCETIDPGLENRTEFKTNVDRVSHRELLKKEIEDALKKKTTEDIYRTLVQNGIPCAPVNSVADAASSSQIKFREMIINMDTDYGKIRIPGTPFKLSKTPGEIRFPPPSLGSGNEEILQDIGMTSGQIEELYNKNIIFKRMKDE; this is translated from the coding sequence ATGGAAAACGCCCTGAAAGGAATAAAAATACTGGATTTAACCCAGGCCATGTCCGGACCATTCGCTACTATGCTGCTTGGAGACCTTGGAGCCGATATAATAAAAATAGAACCTCCAGATGGCGATCAGACAAGATCATGGGCGCCACCATATATGGAGGGAATTTCATCATACTTCATGAGCACAAACAGGAATAAAAGAAGCCTGGCAATCAATCTTAAAACTGAAGAAGGAAAACAAATATTCAGGAAACTGATTGCCGAATCAGACGTACTGGTTGAAAATTTCCGGCCAGGCGTTATAGAGAAACTTGGATTTTCATATGATATTGCAAGATCTATCAATAAGAATATTGTGTACTGCAGCATATCCGGGTACGGGCAAACTGGCCCTATGAGAGATTATCCGGGATATGACCTTGCTATTCTGGCTATGAGCGGGCTTCTTGGAATCACAGGAAATCCAGGAGAATCTCCAGTGAAGTTTGCTGTTCCAATTGCGGATATTACAACCGCGTTATTTGCAACGGTATCAATACTTTCGGCACTTTATAACAGGGAACGTACAGGTGAAGGGCAGTATATTGATCTTTCCATGCTTGATTCGAATTTCCTTGTATTGACGCATCAGTTAATGTCATACCTTTCAACAGGAAAAAATCCGGAGAAGCTGGGTTCTGCCCATTCCAGCATTGCGCCGTACCAGGCATATAAAACACTGGATAGTTATATAGTTATAACTGTGGGTACCGAAAAGCTCTGGAAAACATTCTGCGAAACAATAGATCCAGGACTGGAAAACCGCACCGAATTTAAAACCAATGTGGATAGGGTTTCCCACCGTGAACTGTTGAAAAAGGAGATAGAGGATGCATTAAAGAAGAAAACCACAGAAGATATCTACAGGACGCTAGTTCAAAATGGAATTCCATGTGCGCCGGTAAACTCTGTAGCTGATGCTGCATCCAGTAGCCAGATAAAATTCAGGGAAATGATTATCAATATGGATACGGATTATGGTAAAATCAGAATTCCAGGCACCCCATTCAAATTATCAAAGACACCGGGGGAAATAAGATTTCCGCCACCATCTCTGGGAAGTGGAAATGAGGAAATTCTCCAAGACATAGGAATGACATCCGGGCAGATAGAGGAGTTGTATAATAAAAATATTATCTTCAAAAGAATGAAAGATGAATGA
- a CDS encoding aldo/keto reductase: protein MEYTKLGYTDLKVSRLCLGGMSFGSSKWMADPETSGKIIKKAIDYGINFIDTANIYSSGESEKIIGEAITGYRSQLVLSTKGGGKVNDFTQGFSRAILFNEIKNSLKNLRTDYIDIYFLHTIFDNVDFRDTAHTLSSFISSGKAGYIGLSNFMGYQLAEFSTIMEMQENIKPAILQNHYNAVYREDERDAIPFCEKHEIAYSPFSPIAAGFLSGKYKRGLENETVRTKTYPVMKERYFSDSDFDILESVEDIAKKKGVNVPQLALAYVLNKGFIPVIGATKLEYLEDDIAALDIKLGREEMEAIDRNYKPHKIVKGTAGY, encoded by the coding sequence ATGGAGTATACTAAATTAGGATATACAGATTTAAAAGTGTCCCGGCTTTGCCTTGGCGGGATGTCATTTGGTAGTTCAAAATGGATGGCTGATCCTGAAACATCAGGGAAAATAATTAAAAAAGCCATAGATTACGGCATTAATTTTATTGACACAGCCAACATATATTCATCCGGGGAATCTGAGAAAATCATAGGGGAAGCTATTACAGGCTACCGCTCCCAGCTTGTTTTGAGCACAAAAGGTGGTGGAAAGGTAAATGATTTCACACAGGGATTCAGCAGGGCAATTCTATTCAATGAAATAAAAAACAGCCTTAAAAATCTCAGAACAGATTATATAGATATTTATTTCCTGCATACAATATTTGATAATGTGGATTTCAGGGATACGGCACACACGCTATCTTCTTTTATTTCATCCGGAAAAGCTGGATATATTGGGCTTAGCAACTTCATGGGGTACCAGCTTGCCGAATTTTCAACAATAATGGAAATGCAGGAGAATATAAAACCGGCAATACTGCAGAACCATTATAATGCAGTTTACAGGGAAGACGAAAGGGATGCTATACCATTCTGTGAAAAACATGAAATTGCATATTCTCCATTCTCGCCTATAGCTGCTGGTTTTCTCTCAGGGAAATATAAGAGAGGATTGGAGAATGAAACGGTGCGGACAAAAACATATCCAGTAATGAAAGAACGGTATTTCAGTGATTCAGATTTTGATATACTTGAGAGTGTTGAGGATATAGCAAAGAAAAAAGGGGTAAATGTTCCACAGCTTGCCCTTGCATACGTGCTAAATAAAGGATTCATACCTGTCATAGGTGCTACAAAGCTGGAATACCTGGAAGATGATATAGCTGCACTGGATATTAAACTGGGGAGGGAAGAGATGGAAGCTATAGACCGGAATTATAAACCGCATAAAATTGTAAAAGGAACTGCCGGTTATTAG
- a CDS encoding glycosyltransferase family 4 protein, giving the protein MKLAIVGSMNLEFAGGGEANARDIAELFVRQGYDVTLFGAGIPKGYETKAGKYSFNYVPDAFTFDIMATGPVLKFSHILSMGLIGIYTYNRIYEKIKDFDVYYFVSPTLLFRNVGYRLMKEGKTVVLGNHGTYFEVLDMYGFASKAYSKILTTMIFHKLLKNKMKFYIHVQNKYQAQYYEKIKCNRSYIREIPYNNVKFSGYKCLDNDNFSVVYLGRLMESKGVDMLLELEKKADINLHIIGKGPYMEKLQQMKNKNTVIHGYVSNAEKIKLLAESDVMIVPSINESLSISAIEGLASGLYLIVSSTSMGPRYIVRQDNIFGVAVPRNPKNFIKEIERIKIIKERSKTDFYSEKMLRREIAGKMFDANVVDKELVDLFNDAIKDSKR; this is encoded by the coding sequence TTGAAGTTAGCTATAGTAGGGTCAATGAATCTTGAATTCGCAGGCGGTGGCGAGGCAAATGCCCGTGATATTGCAGAGTTGTTTGTAAGGCAGGGATATGATGTAACCCTATTCGGTGCGGGGATCCCGAAAGGGTATGAAACGAAAGCGGGCAAATATTCATTCAATTATGTTCCTGATGCTTTTACTTTTGACATAATGGCAACCGGCCCTGTTTTGAAATTCTCACATATATTATCCATGGGGCTTATAGGAATATACACCTATAATCGTATATATGAAAAAATTAAGGATTTCGATGTATATTATTTTGTTTCCCCAACTTTACTTTTCAGAAATGTGGGTTACAGATTGATGAAAGAAGGCAAAACCGTTGTGCTTGGAAATCATGGAACATACTTTGAGGTTCTTGATATGTATGGTTTTGCATCCAAAGCCTATTCTAAAATACTTACAACCATGATATTCCATAAGCTTTTAAAGAACAAAATGAAATTCTACATTCATGTACAGAATAAGTATCAGGCACAGTATTATGAAAAAATAAAATGCAATCGTTCGTATATAAGGGAAATTCCATATAATAATGTCAAATTCAGTGGCTATAAATGCCTGGATAACGACAATTTTTCCGTAGTTTACCTAGGTCGTCTTATGGAAAGTAAGGGGGTTGATATGTTGCTTGAGCTTGAAAAGAAGGCAGACATAAATCTTCATATTATAGGCAAGGGACCTTACATGGAAAAACTCCAGCAGATGAAAAATAAAAATACTGTAATCCATGGATATGTTTCCAACGCAGAGAAAATAAAACTCCTTGCGGAGAGCGATGTGATGATTGTCCCATCAATAAATGAGTCTTTATCTATTTCTGCCATAGAAGGGCTGGCATCCGGGCTTTACCTTATAGTTTCATCCACTTCCATGGGCCCGAGGTACATTGTAAGGCAGGACAATATTTTCGGAGTTGCTGTACCTAGAAATCCAAAAAATTTTATTAAGGAGATAGAAAGGATAAAAATAATTAAAGAAAGAAGCAAAACTGATTTTTACAGTGAAAAAATGCTCAGGCGTGAAATAGCCGGTAAAATGTTTGATGCCAACGTTGTTGATAAAGAACTGGTAGATCTTTTCAATGATGCCATAAAAGACAGCAAGAGGTAA